Proteins from a genomic interval of Plutella xylostella chromosome 24, ilPluXylo3.1, whole genome shotgun sequence:
- the LOC105394788 gene encoding uncharacterized protein LOC105394788 encodes MAIGLKLFFLINVVVGLTLASPLHGGPEGDDRKFGISVHWRNAPANSSDAAEDKKHHITLSWREGEAVNPDGTRKQHVNVLFKGAEATPQGPEGRKHGIHVTWKGAHVEPREEGSSDRKGHHIGISWKSLATEQGSDSEQGSDRKHHVTFTWRAAPGADYSNEVGPDGRIHYVFTLRNANSSDSSTDKRFPWSFFGSMLGSAFSRDAPADARKHHITFSWREGGSLADPVVSTDAGSVVAPEPQAQSTQEEQASQTDAASST; translated from the exons atggcgattGGATTAAAGTTGTTTTTTCTGATTAATGTCGTAGTTGGGCTAA cctTAGCAAGTCCTCTGCACGGAGGACCGGAAGGAGACGACCGGAAATTTGGTATTTCCGTTCATTGGAGGAAtg CCCCGGCCAACAGCTCAGACGCAGCTGAGGACAAGAAACACCACATCACGCTGTCCTGGAGAGAAG GCGAAGCTGTGAACCCGGATGGCACCAGAAAACAACACGTCAACGTATTATTCAAGGGag CTGAAGCCACACCCCAGGGTCCTGAGGGCAGGAAGCACGGCATTCATGTCACATGGAAGGGAG CTCACGTGGAGCCCCGCGAGGAAGGCAGCTCGGACAGGAAGGGACACCACATCGGCATCTCGTGGAAGAGCC TGGCCACGGAGCAGGGCAGCGACAGCGAGCAGGGCTCCGACAGGAAACATCACGTCACGTTCACGTGGCGCGCTG CCCCTGGAGCTGACTACAGCAACGAGGTGGGCCCTGACGGACGCATCCACTATGTATTCACGTTAAGAAACg cTAACAGCTCCGACTCTTCAACCGACAAGAGGTTCCCGTGGTCGTTCTTCGGCAGCATGCTCGGCTCAGCTTTCTCGAGGG ACGCCCCTGCTGATGCCAGGAAGCACCACATCACGTTCTCATGGAGGGAGGGAGGAA GCCTAGCCGACCCGGTGGTGTCCACAGACGCCGGCAGCGTGGTCGCCCCCGAACCTCAGGCCCAGAGCACCCAGGAGGAGCAGGCGTCCCAGACTGACGCTGCTTCGTCCACGTAA